One window of Romeriopsis navalis LEGE 11480 genomic DNA carries:
- a CDS encoding ParB/RepB/Spo0J family partition protein — MVDENMKAFLSRTRTKAKKAAPPTESTLPIEEILPRPNGDTREINPVHVAAMVDTIATLGLISAITVDINGALIAGGHRKAAIEHLHQNDAATYRKWFSGGVPIRRYDFDAAENPELALAIEAAENEKRVDYTPGEVRELADRLRDAGYSDLKGRPKKGQKSVVLGLSAIIGKSHNTVRRYLSDETPKKATQVSSFSDAAKPTARSLTKLIERDDCPEDVRKSAERLLKKLEAE, encoded by the coding sequence ATGGTTGATGAAAATATGAAAGCCTTTCTGTCCCGTACTCGGACAAAGGCGAAGAAGGCTGCACCACCAACAGAATCAACTTTGCCGATTGAGGAAATCCTACCCCGGCCCAATGGAGATACCAGAGAAATAAACCCCGTCCATGTTGCCGCAATGGTAGACACCATTGCCACCTTGGGGCTAATCTCAGCAATCACTGTTGACATTAACGGCGCACTGATAGCGGGTGGACATCGAAAGGCAGCGATCGAGCATCTACACCAGAATGATGCAGCAACATATCGGAAATGGTTTAGCGGGGGGGTCCCCATCCGCCGATATGATTTCGATGCTGCTGAGAATCCTGAACTGGCACTGGCGATCGAAGCTGCCGAGAATGAAAAGCGGGTGGACTATACGCCGGGTGAAGTTCGGGAGCTGGCCGATCGATTGCGAGATGCGGGATACTCTGATCTCAAAGGTAGACCGAAGAAGGGCCAAAAGTCTGTCGTTTTGGGGCTGTCTGCCATCATTGGGAAATCCCACAACACCGTCAGGCGATACCTTTCCGATGAAACCCCTAAAAAAGCTACCCAAGTGAGTAGCTTTTCGGATGCCGCAAAACCAACCGCCCGATCTCTAACCAAGCTCATCGAGCGCGATGACTGCCCAGAAGATGTGCGGAAGTCGGCGGAGAGGTTGCTTAAGAAGCTGGAGGCTGAATGA
- a CDS encoding PriCT-2 domain-containing protein: MPALLDGNLKRWQINSNHAEVLALDIDDGLSIDQALQHPFIQQHCGLLIESASSTPEHNKFRLVFVLEQPIEGWQNVRIANRYLAEQVGSADRNCKDANRFFFGAPGRKPVLIKAVTLGESFATNALAWGEAIEAEEQRRAEAARQQWASRRAEMSDEDSDALILKALDTIDPNCDYNDWIGVGMVLHGLGDHWFTAWDQWSAGAGSYNPREMQTHWKSFRGKGDGNPAGLFGIAKRYGFKMPRREFTPEQRRAYAQAKAAERGDSKKRPIMPDGLTRDEQRAWRKKQRQIEARSVFAKYATTDATVHKVDRVTDMGISPELGSAVLVNSLTGSGKTHWAAEIIAEKQADTLGKFAADYICHRRMLVADAAPRLGLTPIDQLDPYTPPETGVACCIDSYLKRVTFALDWMEAGNKYLLTIDETDAVIRHLLESTTISETKRSRLIAGLSAVLQAIADGGGWVIGGESHLSDLAAKSLRELSGGNLAVEVHHNAKSAPEPWKIIDYSEDEEGKHYTSLKPRLFTLVENLLSQGRVPLVMPGSQTSAEQLDFYLTNLGYRVLRVDRTTSGDPAVREFLRLVSIGRKGQRLPIAYDVVIGTTTMGTGVSIDSEYFTDVVAGSGKLNPFDVLQGMGRDRNPIVRHLICAEGTRQGGESDAAKILRRKRGFAAAVTLRHGVTHTAPRRVLRVAESLAAGYQAFDDAARTNCHENLIAMLEADGHNIEHGEIEVYQDFADRFARSETDRARALTDEWLNLPVLDIPRSDAVKRQQQVIPRIERLKLEKTVLWHDFSNLVNDRAWVTEFVIGNEAQRRRRAIKNGARYNSFDRSLEFERVGLETQLAINGTFSALGLRDDVEKNELLKSCGFDAVLAEVEISIHTPSVVAFVAALRKRSGDLWRLFKLTITDHTRIIDLIRSLCERLGISLGKATQRRVTLGASSVLDSSTAQCDGKPKSTVVRFYPIMESIYRDQMIESLDVVESEALIEAKAALELIRSRDEAPEMPKYIKPTYQVDVTISFEDETIESTSISA; the protein is encoded by the coding sequence ATGCCTGCCTTGCTCGATGGGAATCTGAAGCGGTGGCAGATCAATTCAAACCATGCTGAGGTTCTTGCGTTAGACATTGACGACGGGCTGAGCATTGACCAGGCGTTGCAACACCCCTTTATCCAGCAACATTGCGGCCTACTGATTGAATCGGCATCGTCCACACCGGAGCACAATAAATTTCGGTTGGTTTTTGTTCTGGAGCAACCGATCGAGGGTTGGCAGAATGTTCGGATTGCCAATCGATATTTAGCGGAGCAGGTCGGCAGCGCTGACCGAAATTGTAAAGACGCCAACCGATTCTTTTTTGGGGCACCAGGGCGCAAACCAGTATTGATTAAGGCCGTCACGTTGGGGGAGTCATTCGCAACGAATGCCTTAGCCTGGGGCGAGGCGATCGAGGCTGAGGAGCAGCGACGGGCTGAAGCGGCACGGCAGCAATGGGCATCGCGGCGGGCTGAGATGTCTGATGAGGATAGTGATGCACTTATCCTGAAGGCGCTCGATACCATCGACCCCAACTGCGACTACAACGACTGGATCGGCGTCGGCATGGTGTTGCACGGACTAGGCGATCACTGGTTCACGGCATGGGACCAATGGAGCGCCGGTGCTGGCAGCTACAACCCGCGTGAGATGCAAACCCACTGGAAGTCATTCCGAGGGAAGGGCGACGGCAACCCGGCTGGACTGTTCGGCATTGCCAAGCGGTATGGCTTCAAGATGCCACGTCGGGAATTCACGCCTGAGCAGCGGCGGGCCTATGCCCAGGCGAAAGCAGCGGAGCGCGGCGACTCAAAAAAACGGCCCATCATGCCAGACGGGCTGACACGCGATGAACAACGGGCCTGGAGGAAAAAGCAGCGACAAATTGAAGCGCGATCGGTCTTTGCCAAATATGCCACTACTGATGCAACCGTCCATAAGGTCGATCGGGTAACCGATATGGGCATTTCGCCTGAGCTGGGCAGTGCGGTCCTAGTCAATTCCTTAACTGGTTCAGGGAAAACCCATTGGGCGGCGGAAATCATTGCTGAGAAGCAGGCGGACACCCTAGGCAAGTTTGCTGCTGATTACATTTGCCATCGGCGGATGCTGGTAGCAGATGCGGCTCCACGGCTAGGACTGACCCCGATCGACCAACTTGACCCCTATACCCCACCAGAAACTGGCGTTGCTTGCTGCATCGACTCCTACCTTAAGCGGGTCACCTTTGCCCTTGATTGGATGGAAGCGGGCAACAAATATCTCCTAACGATCGACGAAACGGATGCCGTGATCCGGCACTTACTTGAATCAACAACAATTAGCGAAACCAAGCGATCGCGCTTAATTGCAGGTTTATCGGCAGTCTTGCAAGCGATCGCCGATGGCGGCGGCTGGGTAATCGGTGGTGAATCACATCTTTCCGATTTGGCGGCTAAATCGTTGCGGGAACTGAGCGGTGGTAATTTAGCGGTCGAAGTCCATCACAATGCCAAGTCCGCGCCTGAGCCGTGGAAAATCATTGATTATAGCGAGGACGAGGAAGGGAAGCACTACACCAGCCTTAAGCCACGCTTATTTACGCTCGTTGAAAACCTGCTGAGTCAGGGGCGGGTACCGCTGGTGATGCCCGGATCGCAAACCAGTGCGGAACAGCTCGACTTTTACCTAACGAATCTGGGGTATCGGGTGCTACGGGTGGATCGGACAACTAGCGGCGATCCGGCGGTGCGCGAATTCCTGCGCTTGGTGTCGATCGGGCGCAAAGGGCAGCGATTACCGATTGCCTACGATGTGGTGATTGGAACTACCACCATGGGTACGGGTGTTTCGATCGATTCGGAATATTTCACCGACGTTGTGGCCGGTTCTGGCAAGCTCAATCCCTTCGATGTTTTGCAGGGCATGGGGCGAGATCGTAACCCGATTGTGCGCCACCTGATTTGTGCAGAAGGCACTCGTCAAGGTGGTGAGTCCGATGCAGCCAAAATCTTGCGTAGAAAGCGAGGTTTTGCAGCAGCAGTTACCTTGCGCCACGGGGTAACCCACACAGCCCCCCGTAGGGTCTTGCGCGTGGCTGAATCGCTTGCAGCAGGCTATCAGGCGTTTGATGACGCAGCCCGCACTAATTGCCATGAGAACTTGATTGCAATGCTAGAAGCGGACGGTCACAACATTGAGCACGGGGAGATTGAAGTTTATCAAGACTTTGCCGATCGGTTTGCTCGATCGGAAACGGATCGTGCGCGGGCGTTGACGGATGAATGGCTGAATCTGCCAGTGCTGGATATTCCCCGTTCTGACGCGGTAAAACGACAACAGCAGGTTATCCCCCGCATCGAGCGCCTTAAGCTAGAGAAAACAGTCCTGTGGCACGACTTCTCCAACTTGGTTAATGATCGGGCATGGGTCACCGAATTTGTCATTGGTAATGAGGCACAGCGGCGGCGGCGGGCGATTAAAAACGGTGCCCGTTACAACAGCTTCGATCGGTCGCTTGAGTTTGAGCGCGTAGGACTCGAAACTCAACTGGCGATCAATGGCACTTTTTCAGCGCTGGGACTGCGTGATGATGTCGAGAAAAATGAACTACTCAAATCATGCGGGTTTGATGCGGTTCTGGCCGAAGTTGAAATATCGATCCATACACCCTCTGTTGTCGCATTTGTCGCAGCACTCCGGAAACGATCTGGGGACTTGTGGCGACTGTTCAAACTGACAATCACGGACCATACACGCATCATTGACCTGATTCGGTCATTGTGCGAACGACTGGGAATCAGTCTGGGGAAGGCCACTCAGCGACGTGTCACACTGGGCGCATCTAGTGTTCTGGACTCTAGTACCGCGCAGTGTGACGGGAAACCAAAATCCACGGTTGTGCGGTTTTACCCCATCATGGAATCGATATATCGAGACCAGATGATTGAATCACTTGATGTGGTCGAATCGGAAGCACTGATCGAGGCTAAAGCCGCGCTGGAATTGATTCGCAGCCGTGATGAAGCGCCAGAAATGCCAAAATACATCAAACCAACCTATCAAGTGGATGTGACGATTAGTTTTGAGGACGAGACGATCGAGAGCACCTCGATCTCTGCCTAA
- a CDS encoding ParA family protein, whose product MIITIASTKGGAAKSTSAANIAFAMTRKRGAAPIAIVDMDRNRTIKNWSERSDDELPFYVFAEDEFPADWEGDVILDTPGNVDIDELLELAEQSDLVVLPTLPAAFSLESTIATLTQVEALTNYRILLTNVPPRPNKAGIRAMAALDDVGLLRFKKSVARRVVYMESELVGLPVGMMPGTGAKSAANDYKSVTAELVKVVKNG is encoded by the coding sequence ATGATTATTACTATCGCATCAACAAAAGGAGGCGCTGCTAAATCAACATCCGCCGCTAATATCGCTTTTGCCATGACCCGAAAGCGTGGGGCAGCACCGATCGCTATTGTTGATATGGATCGCAACCGAACAATCAAAAATTGGTCTGAACGGTCTGACGATGAGTTGCCGTTTTATGTGTTTGCTGAGGATGAGTTTCCCGCAGACTGGGAGGGTGACGTGATTCTGGATACCCCTGGCAATGTCGATATTGATGAACTGTTGGAGCTGGCAGAGCAATCTGATTTAGTCGTGTTGCCTACCCTCCCTGCTGCATTTAGCCTGGAATCTACGATCGCAACCTTGACTCAGGTAGAAGCGCTGACAAACTACCGGATATTGCTAACCAACGTTCCCCCCAGGCCCAACAAAGCAGGCATCCGAGCAATGGCGGCGCTTGATGACGTGGGCTTGTTGCGGTTCAAGAAGTCGGTGGCGAGACGGGTTGTTTATATGGAGTCAGAGCTGGTCGGCTTGCCAGTTGGGATGATGCCTGGGACTGGCGCAAAATCAGCAGCCAATGATTACAAGTCTGTTACTGCCGAGCTGGTCAAGGTGGTGAAAAATGGTTGA
- a CDS encoding pentapeptide repeat-containing protein, translated as MRLFKKKKQRLASQPLLLQLPNISVKAKLTFWAKSKGIRLTIQWLIFLLALIALVGLSKPVLWPGGFGIEKGESRSTKTIEKVEKDPKGNTTKTVETIKIDAGKTLWDWLSLLGVPTSLAILGYRLQQLQQKRAEVLAREQRERDEALAKEQRQIAADETKEEVLQVYFDRLSVLLVDKNLMAIAAKGEEATAEDRELLDSAVDVIRARTLSILRRFESDPERKTSVIRFLLEADIVSKLKLDLGAADLGAANLGAANLGAANLGAANLSKANLRFADLRFANLSAANLSDADLSFANLSAANLSDADLGCADLSKANLRAADLREANLSKADLGKADLSKANLRFADLRFADLSDAIFEKTVMPNGELKTSEPPQAD; from the coding sequence ATGAGACTTTTCAAAAAAAAGAAACAGCGTTTAGCTTCTCAACCTTTACTGCTCCAGCTGCCAAACATATCAGTCAAGGCGAAGCTCACGTTCTGGGCAAAAAGTAAAGGTATTCGCCTTACGATTCAATGGCTCATCTTTCTCCTAGCACTGATAGCACTAGTCGGTTTGTCAAAACCGGTACTCTGGCCCGGTGGCTTTGGTATTGAGAAAGGGGAATCGCGCAGTACAAAGACTATTGAGAAGGTGGAGAAAGACCCCAAGGGTAATACAACTAAGACCGTTGAGACGATAAAAATTGACGCTGGCAAGACGCTCTGGGACTGGCTGAGTTTACTCGGTGTCCCGACCTCATTGGCAATCCTGGGTTATCGGCTTCAGCAACTTCAGCAGAAACGGGCTGAAGTATTGGCTAGAGAGCAACGAGAACGAGATGAGGCATTGGCTAAAGAGCAGCGGCAGATTGCAGCAGATGAAACGAAGGAAGAAGTTTTACAGGTTTATTTCGATCGTTTATCCGTGTTGTTGGTTGATAAGAACCTCATGGCGATAGCCGCTAAGGGGGAAGAAGCAACGGCTGAAGATCGTGAATTATTGGATTCGGCGGTGGATGTCATTCGTGCCCGCACTTTATCAATTTTGCGGCGATTTGAATCTGATCCAGAACGCAAAACTAGTGTGATTCGATTCTTGCTCGAGGCAGATATTGTCAGTAAGTTAAAGCTGGACCTCGGCGCAGCCGACCTCGGCGCAGCCAACCTCGGCGCAGCCAACCTCGGCGCAGCCAACCTCGGCGCAGCCAACCTCAGCAAAGCTAACCTCCGCTTCGCCGACCTCCGCTTCGCCAATCTCAGCGCAGCCAACCTCAGCGACGCCGACCTCAGCTTCGCCAACCTCAGCGCAGCCAACCTCAGCGACGCGGACCTCGGCTGCGCGGACCTCAGCAAAGCTAACCTCCGCGCAGCCGATCTCCGCGAAGCCAACCTCAGCAAAGCCGACCTCGGCAAAGCCGACCTCAGCAAAGCTAACCTCCGCTTCGCCGACCTCCGCTTCGCCGACCTTAGCGACGCCATCTTTGAAAAAACAGTGATGCCCAATGGTGAACTAAAAACGAGTGAGCCACCGCAAGCAGATTAA
- a CDS encoding excalibur calcium-binding domain-containing protein has product MRSILAIAAITALLLPAVAIAATNPPFFVEGTCKELNKQGWGNFPEGDPNYTAKRDRDNDGIACEF; this is encoded by the coding sequence ATGCGCTCAATCCTGGCAATCGCCGCAATCACTGCCCTACTGCTGCCTGCCGTCGCCATAGCCGCAACGAATCCTCCATTCTTTGTCGAAGGGACTTGCAAGGAATTGAACAAGCAGGGCTGGGGAAATTTTCCCGAAGGTGATCCAAACTATACGGCTAAGCGCGATCGGGATAACGATGGGATTGCCTGCGAATTTTGA